In the genome of Streptomyces sp. 846.5, the window CAGCCCGACTGCTGGCAGCAGGCCGTGGACCGGCTGCCCGAGTTCGCACCGCTGCTCCCCCGGCACGGCGAGCGGGTCGCCGTGGTCGGCTGCGGCACCTCCTGGTTCCTGGCGCAGGCCTACGCCGCGCTGCGGGAGACCGCGGGCCACGGTGAGACCGACGCCTTCGCCGCCTCCGAGGCCCCGCTGGGTCCCGGCTTCGCCCGCCGGTACGACCGGGTGCTCGCGCTGACCCGCTCCGGGACCACCACCGAGGTGCTCGAACTGCTCGCCGGCCTGCGCGGTACGGTCGCCACCACCGCGATCACCGCCGACCCGGCCACCCCGGTCGTCGACCTCGCCGACGAGCTGGTGGTGCTGGACTTCGCCGACGAGCGCTCGGTGGTGCAGACCCGCTTCCCCACCACCCAGCTGCTGCTGCTCCGGGCGCACCTCGGCGAGCGGACCGACGCCGTGATCGCCGACGGCGCGGCCGCGCTCACCGCGACCATCGCCCCCGAGCTGCTGGACGCCGAGCAGATCAGCTTCCTCGGCCGCGGCTGGAGCTACGGCCTGGCCCGCGAGGCGGCCCTGAAGGTCCGTGAGACTGCCGCCTGGTGGACCGAGTCCTACCCGGCGATGGAGTACCGGCACGGACCCATCAGCGTGGCCCGCCCCGGCCGCGCCGTCTGGAGCCTCGGCGAGCTGCCGGAAGGCCTGGCCGAGCAGATCGCGGCCACCGGCGCGCATCTGGAGCAGCCGGCCCTGGACCCGGTCGCCGAGCTGGTCCGGGTGCAGCGGCTCGGCGTGGCGCTGGCCGGAAAGCTGGGCCGGGACGTCGACAACCCGCAGCACCTGACCCGGTCGGTGGTGCTGGCCACCGACACGGCAGCGGGCACGGCAGCCGGCGCCTGATGATCGTCACGGTCACCCTCAACGCCGCCCTGGACACCACCTACCGGCTCGACGCGCTCAGGGTCGGCGGCACCAACCGGGTCGCCTCGGTGGCCCAGCGGGCCGGCGGC includes:
- a CDS encoding SIS domain-containing protein produces the protein MSWTAQEIASQPDCWQQAVDRLPEFAPLLPRHGERVAVVGCGTSWFLAQAYAALRETAGHGETDAFAASEAPLGPGFARRYDRVLALTRSGTTTEVLELLAGLRGTVATTAITADPATPVVDLADELVVLDFADERSVVQTRFPTTQLLLLRAHLGERTDAVIADGAAALTATIAPELLDAEQISFLGRGWSYGLAREAALKVRETAAWWTESYPAMEYRHGPISVARPGRAVWSLGELPEGLAEQIAATGAHLEQPALDPVAELVRVQRLGVALAGKLGRDVDNPQHLTRSVVLATDTAAGTAAGA